The sequence below is a genomic window from Candidatus Eisenbacteria bacterium.
ACAGTCACGGCAGAACTCCTGTGGGTGCGGGCATGAGGGAACATCGATCGGTGGAAGGATGCAGGCGCGGAGGCATGAGCGTCAGTTCAGAAGAGTCGTCCGGACGATGCGCTGGTTCGCACCCTGGGTGAGCCGCACGAAGTAAACCCCGGGCTTCAGTCGCCGACTTTCGACGAGGTCGATCGAGTGGCGGCCAGCGCCCAGGGCTCCCACGGCGCGCTCGGTCACGCGGCGTCCCGCGATATCGAGTAGCTCGAGCGTGGCAGCATTCCCGGACGACAGCGCGAAGTGCACCATCAGCCGACCGCCGATCGCAGGGTTCGGACGCGTGCCCTCGAGCCCGAATGCGACCGGCGGGACTGCCGGCACGTCGGTCGTCTGGCTTGGACCGAGCACCGCGAACACGCTCTCGTTGCCGTTGAAATCGACGGCCGAGAGCTTGTACCAGCTGCCCGCCGCACCCGAGTCGACGTAGCCGGTATCCGTCGTGGCGGTGACGAAGGTCCCGGGCCCCGGCGCGAAGCTGGAGCTCGATCCGCGATAGAGCCGGAAGCTGGCGAAGTCGCTGGCCGGGCTCACGCCCCAGTGGAGATGGGTCGCTCCCGAGGTGTACGCGCCCACGAACGGGGCCGGCGCAGGCGGCGAGAGATTGTCGATCGAGAAACCGTGATCGATCCCGGAGTCATAGAAGGTGAAGGGATCAGAGGTCACGGCGCGGACCATGAACGCCGTGTAGTAGAGGCTCGACCCGTTCGCGTTGGCGAGGGTCGGGACCACCGGGTTGTATTCCGCGTCCCCGTGGGCCGCGAACGAGGTGACGTACGTCCAGCCGGCGAGCTGAATCGCCATGGGTTGCGCGGACTGGGCCGCGGCCCCGGGAAGCGCATCGTTGCGGCGGTAGACCTCGTAGCGGGTGATCGTGACTCCCGCGCCGGGGGAATCCGCGGAGCCGCGCAGCACTCGCAACTGCACCTGCTTTCCCTGGTCGTTGCCGGCGTCGGAGACGAGGGCGATCGACGGAGGACTCACGAACTTCTGGATTCGCGCATTTCCTGCGTCACACACGAGGACGTTACCCCCAGCGTCGACGGCGATCCCACCGGGGACGTCGAACTGCCCATTGCCGCTTCCGAACCCGCCCCACTGGGTGAGGTAGGTACCGTTGGAGGTGAATTTCTGGACCCGGTTGTTGTTCAACTCCTCGACGTAGACATTCCCAGCGGCGTCGGTGGCGATGCCGCGTGGCGTGCTGAACTGCCCGTTCCCGCTTCCGAACCCGCCCCACTGCGTCACATAGACGCCGTTGGACGTGAACCTCTGGATCCGTTGGTTTCCCTGATCAGCGACGTAAACATTCCCGGCAGCGTCGGTGGCAATTCCGAAGGGGTTCTCGAACTGCCCGTTGCCGCTTCCGAGCCCGCCCCACTGCGCCACATAGACGCCGTTGGAGGTGAACTTCTGGATCCGATGGTTTTCACTCTCGCATACGTAAACGTTCCCCACGGCGTCGACGGCGATCCCGAGGGGGGTATTGAACTGCCCACTTCCGCTGCCGAACGAGCCCCACTTCGCCAGGTAGGTGCCGTTGGATGTGAACTTCTGCACGCGATGGTTCCCCTGGTCCAGGACGTAGACGTTGCCGGCGACATCGATCGCAACACCTCGCGCGAGATTGAACTGTCCGTTCCCGCTGCCGGGCGCGCCCCACTGCGTAACGTAGACCCCGGTGGGGGTGAACTTCTGGATCCGATTGAGGAGCGCGTCCGCGACGTAGACATTCCCGGCGGCGTCGGTAGCGGGTCCGAAGGGTACGGAGAACTGGCCGTTGCCAGTTCCGTTCGTGCCCCATTTGAGCAGGAACTTCGCAGGGCCTCCGACCGACGCGGACAACGCCGCGCCAGCCCCGCTGAACTTCTGGATGCGATGGTTTTCGTAGTCGCCCACGTACACGTTCCCGGCGGCATCCACCGCGACGCCCCATGCACCGATGAACTGGCCGTCGCCGCTTCCCACGGAGCCCCACTGCGTGAGATACGCCCCGGTGGGATCGAACTTCTGCACGCGGTTGTTGTAGTAGTCGACGATGTAGAGATTGCCGACCGCGTCGAAGCCGATCTGCCCGGGGTAGTTGAACTGACCGTTGCCGGTTCCGAGCGATCCCCACTTCACC
It includes:
- a CDS encoding T9SS type A sorting domain-containing protein, with product MAPTTPTFLLKWGNQGSAPGQFNQPYAIAVDSQGNVYVTEYLNARVQKFDPLGNWIAQWGSLGPGNGELNHPAGIAVGSDGSVYVVDQFNHRVQRFTSSGAYIAQWGTLGTGNGQFISPIGIAVDVVGNVYVSEAAGHRVQKFSSNGAFISNWGSFGSGDGQFNTPEGIAVDASGNVYVSDSNNHRIQKFTNTGVLLVKWGSLGTGNGQFNYPGQIGFDAVGNLYIVDYYNNRVQKFDPTGAYLTQWGSVGSGDGQFIGAWGVAVDAAGNVYVGDYENHRIQKFSGAGAALSASVGGPAKFLLKWGTNGTGNGQFSVPFGPATDAAGNVYVADALLNRIQKFTPTGVYVTQWGAPGSGNGQFNLARGVAIDVAGNVYVLDQGNHRVQKFTSNGTYLAKWGSFGSGSGQFNTPLGIAVDAVGNVYVCESENHRIQKFTSNGVYVAQWGGLGSGNGQFENPFGIATDAAGNVYVADQGNQRIQRFTSNGVYVTQWGGFGSGNGQFSTPRGIATDAAGNVYVEELNNNRVQKFTSNGTYLTQWGGFGSGNGQFDVPGGIAVDAGGNVLVCDAGNARIQKFVSPPSIALVSDAGNDQGKQVQLRVLRGSADSPGAGVTITRYEVYRRNDALPGAAAQSAQPMAIQLAGWTYVTSFAAHGDAEYNPVVPTLANANGSSLYYTAFMVRAVTSDPFTFYDSGIDHGFSIDNLSPPAPAPFVGAYTSGATHLHWGVSPASDFASFRLYRGSSSSFAPGPGTFVTATTDTGYVDSGAAGSWYKLSAVDFNGNESVFAVLGPSQTTDVPAVPPVAFGLEGTRPNPAIGGRLMVHFALSSGNAATLELLDIAGRRVTERAVGALGAGRHSIDLVESRRLKPGVYFVRLTQGANQRIVRTTLLN